The Mobula birostris isolate sMobBir1 chromosome 1, sMobBir1.hap1, whole genome shotgun sequence sequence CCCCTCCCCAGCCCAGCAGTGGCCATTGAAGATCAGTGGGCGTTCGAACCACTGACCACCTTCCTCCCCGTCACTTCAAAACACGTCTCTGACTGTAGTGTCCCAACATGCAACGCAgatccttcccccctccccacagagagacacacacaccccccactCCACACGCACAACCCCCAGCCACGTATCAGCGGGAGTTTACTTACCCCGAGGCGCAGGGGCTGTAGCATGCTCCACTCGCGGTactgacccctcacacacacGTCCCGACGTAGCCTGCAGTAAGAGCAGGTCACACACTGACCAGTAACCCCACCATCCtcgtccccccctccccccagcccaGTGTGACCGACCCTCccttcccactcctgacaccctcCACCCTCACGCGACGTAACCTGCCGTAAGAGAGGGTCACACACCGACTGTACTCTCACCGTCCAACCACCCCCAACAATCCTCTCCCGCCCCGTCACCCCCTAATCCCAATGAGGGGCCACTGTTACCCTTCCCCAACATCATGCTCCTCACAGCCCACCCCCACTGCTCGGGGTCACctgccccccctccccacccctgggTCACCCAGTGAAGAGGATCCCACTGACTCCCATATTCCACACGCCTTACCTTCCCTGACCCGAGGTCTCCAATCCCCATGTCACTACCAAatgcaacccccccaccccccggggtTTAtccagtgttgtgtgtgagtAGGGGAAGATTTCGCTGTTATCAGTACTTACTCCCTGCGGTAAGGGTCCTGCCCAAAGTGATTCACCCTCTCGCTGGGGACGACTCCCACCGGCCCCTCCTGTTGGCACACACAGAcatgttggggggcggggggggtgccAGAGAGAAGAGGGGGTTACTACAGTATCATGGTGCcaaaggccactcagcccattgtcACATGCTGGTTCGGTGCCACAGCACTCAGTCAGCCAGCTGCTCACCCAGTAAAATCTCCCCTACCACAGGCCGTCCCAACCAGGGACGCCTCCTGAGTTGGAGACCTCAGGGGCTACCCCGGACAGTGACTCTCGCATTCcgtcccttccctccccccactgacccatccctccatcaaacctcccctccccctccaacaacCCTCCCACCCCTCATCCACTGCTctatccaccccccaccccagccaGATGTGTCACCCTGGGACAGCAGCTGTAGGCCTCAGATCAATGAccagatttggggggggggggggggaggggggaggggcgaTAACAAAGGGTGATGGGTCTGGAGCATGCGGCCACACAGGGTAGGGGACAGAAACCCCCACACTCAAACCTGACAGGGTGTGAATGTGGAACGGTGATCCTGTGACGTGGTGTGGGTAAGGATtcagctggggggaggggggtcacaCAAACTGGTAGGGCTAAATGGCCTTTGATGTGGTGAATTTCTTCACTGAGGACTATCCTGGGCCAGGGAGGGTTAAACTGGGGTGGGTGGGACAGCAGTTACCGATCCCACTGCACTGCCAGGGTGGATGTGATTGCACACCAAGCTGCTGACCCCTGGGACTGCACCCCGTCACCGGCAGCACAACCGGGGCAACCGTCATCACTGCGGATGTGCAGGGAGGGTCTCACCACAGGGTCAGGGCAGAGGGAATGGCGTTGagcccagagggaagagggagggtcaGGTGCAGAGAGGGAGGGCTGaggatgggaggggggagggaagaggaggggtGGGCATAAGGCTAGGCGTGGGACATTGATCAGAGGAGTGGTGGGTACGGATCCCACAGTCCAGCACAGCCCCTGACCCAGTCCTGGGACCTGTGTAAACCCACTGCCCTCCCTATACTGGACCATTTACCCATTCTCCCCACCCCCCTGACCTGTCCCCCACCCCAACCTATCACCCTCCTGACTGCTGACCTTTCCCACCAGCCTCCGACGACCTTTCCGGATGCAGCGCGCGGCGATTCCGGGAAAACGGTTGAGCCGGGCATGGTAGcctgtgggagaggggaagagacgGACAGGTCAGGGGCAGCGCGATGACGTGTGGAGAACTCGGGGAAACGCACTGACAGCGCAGGACGTGCACACGGAGGGCATTGCATACACGCCGGACGGCACGGTGGCATAGCGGTCAGTGcaatgccagagacctgggttcaatccctgGCACTGTCTGTACGCTCTCCCCACGACCacgagggtttcctccaggtgctcgggTTCCACAGGGATGCACGGGTTACCAGGTTAATCGGTGATACAGACAGTGTGGTGTACACAGACCAgccccactctcacctctctgtgCGGGCCGTGTCggcaggaggaaggggggagaggggTATGTACCCACCCCCTGGTCCCCATCGGCCAGCGGAGCCTTCAGGCCGTCCCAGTGCGGCAGGAGCTTGGGCACGCGGAACCCCTGCTCGCAGTCTCCCTCGTAGAACCAGTCGCTCTGCTCGTCGTCACCTGGGGACGGAGGCAGCAGTCAGTGTCCACCCCGTCCATCGAACACCCACGTCACGCCAAACCCTCTGCCTCGCCCCGCCCCATCCACTCACCAACCCCGCCACCCCACACCTGGGCATGGAGGCAGCAGTCAGTGTCCATAGTACCATCAGCCCCAGCCCTACCCTGTCCACCTCAGCCCATTCACCCACTGACcctacccacccttccacacctgGGCACACAGGCAGCAGCAAGTGTCCACAGCGGCACCACCCCTTGCCCCATcctacccacctccccctccgTATCCCCCTCCACCCGTCTCTCCCTCCGTATCCTCCCCACACCCACCTCTCCCTCCatatcctcccccacccacctctccctccatatccctccacccacctctccctccatatcctccccccacccacctctccctccatatcctccccccacccacctctccctccatatcctccccccacccacctttccctccatatccccccacccacctctccctccatatcctcctcccccccacccgctTCTCTGAGATCCACACTGGGGAAGAGACGGTCAGCTGATTGGGACCAGTGAGACAGGATCCACCCTGGCCTCGGGGAAGGCACAGCTGCGTCTTCCGCCCACCCCCTACCCGGCTGCTGAGAAccagggagggagtgggaaggacggagtgctgctgtctcacaggtCAGAGACCTAGATAGATCCCGACCTGTGTCTGTGGAGTCTGCATGCTCCCCGTAACCTCGCGGGGCACCCTAGGGTGGGTTAGCTGGTTAAGGGGCCACTTGTAGATTGTCTCAGGGGCAGAAGGTATGGGAGTCAAAGGGGAGCAGGGGTGAGAGAATAAACAGGGTAAGTGTAAGTGGGTGGTCTACCACTGAGACACAATGGGCCGAGGGTCTCCCATGTGACCCCAGGGCCAGGGCCACCAACTGAACTGAGGGTTTCAGACAACCCCAGCAATGCAGGGAACAAGGCTAGTTCCACACCTACACCACGGCCTGGGTGTCCGGGGAATATCACAGGTGCTGCTTAAATCCAAGTCGATCCCCATTCCTGACCCTCACTCCCAACACAGAGTGTaactcaccccctcactcccaacACAGCCCGTCGCTCGTACCCTCATGGCGTCACTCACCCCTTCAGTCCCACCACCTGGCCTGCCACTCACCGCACTGTCTACCGCTCACACAAAGTGTTCTGACAACTGTTCAATTGTTGCCTCTTGCGGAGCCAATGTGATGAGAAAACATTTTACTCCCGATCAACTCAAACTGGCCCGGTCACAGGAGACACGGCTCCACAACAGCTCAAACGTGTCCCGACACACCACACTGCCGGAGCTAGCCCAGGTCACAGGCACAGGGGCACACAGCCCCACCCTCCACAATCACAGCAGACTGAAGTGCACGTGGGGGACACCCCGGGGAACCAGCTAAAAGGAGAGTGACACACCGAGTGTTCCTTCTGCACTGCACCATCCCACGCGCCATCCCGTCACGcgctcccaccctcccacactGTACTGTCATGTGCtctcgcacccccccccccatcacactCACACCATCCCGTCTCGTGTGATCCAAGACATTTCCAGCGACTAGGGCAGGGAGCCATGACTGCTTACACTTTCACGCCCTCCCATAACCCATGCATCCATACCTTGTCGTCCCTCGTCGTTGGTGAAGAGTCCATCGCTGCTGCACACGCTGCTGGCGTCACTGcggtcagagcagagtcaatgagctCCACCCGTACAGCACCCCAAACCCACCCGAGCACGAgagatcaaccccccccccccacccccacccactgagcTCCGGGTCTACCCCAAGACCGGTCCATCACTGCTGCACATGCCACTGGCGTCACTGGGAACAGAGCAGAGAGTCAATGAGCCCCGTCTGAACACCATCTACCCAACCCCTCCATCCCAACTCCAACCAGCCTGCACATTGAGtgacgctccctccacaccatcccatcacacgctGCAGGGTCAGGGGTTTGAGGGGGGTAGGGGATGGAATGGGATGAGGGGCGAGTCAGGGACCAGACTGAGGGTGTGGTGCTCTGGGAACCAACCTCACTCCCCCCACCCTGCTGCCTAGCAGTCACCTGTCGGTCATGTTTTCGTCCGATGCCTTGTGTTCCTGGCTGCAGTCCATGCCTTCACCGGGGGTGGCAGGGGGCCGGGAGCCGCGCTGGCTGCCCCCTCCCTCAGGCAGCCGCTGCTTCTTGTGTTGGCAAGGCCCGGAAGGGCTCCAGGGGCAGGGAGGGGCCGCCGGCTCAGACACCTTCAGTTTCTTCTGCAGGGAGGAGGTGACATCGGCGGGGGGCTTGGCCCGGCGCCTCCTGCGGCCCTGCCCTGGGCCCTGACCTCCCTCCGCCGGACCGTCGCCCTCACCCCAGGCTGACTGCCTGCCCTTCAGCGTCACATTGAGGGAGGAGAGGCGCTGAACGACCGCCCGATCGTCGTCCGAGTCACTGGGAGCTCCCGCCGCGGCGCCCCCTCCGGCCGCCGTCTCCTCCTGGCTGGAACCAGACGCCTCGCTAAAACAGCGGCCATAGTCGAGCGGCCGGTTCGAGATGGAGCGCCGTTTCCGGCCCCGGCGCTTGCGGGTCTGCCGCCGCTGGGGCTGGCGGGGGCTGGGGCACGGCCCCTCCCACCCCTCCTCGTCCAGACGGTTCTGCTCAGATGTCTCGTCCAGCGCAGACGCCAGGTCATGGGCCAGCTCGTCCATCATcggaggggtgggtggggtgcGTACCTGGGAAACAGAAATGAAGGGTGGGCAGGAGTTAGACGGGCAGGGGACTGGAACTCCACAGACTCTGTCTGAGTTCCAACGAAAGCTCTCAGCCcaaacagtgactgtttattcccctccacagatgctgcctgacctgctggtttcctccagcattttgtgcgttggttcttgctgcctcagtagagGAGGCAAAAGAAATTCATGTCCTTGTTGACTCTTACCAATTTATAATAATGTGCTACAGAAAGCACCCTATccgatgcatcatggcttggtatggtgactgctctgcctgtgactgcaagaaactgcagagttgtggacacagctcagcacatcacagaaaccagcctcccctccactgacTGTCTAGATTTCTCACTGCCGCAGTAACGCAGTGCAATCAAAACCCCACCCACCCAGAcaatctctccccccaccccccacttccatcaggcagaagatacaaaagtcagaAAGCACaaaacaccaggctcaaggacagcttctatcctgctgttataagactattgaatggtcccttACTACAATAAGCAGGATTCTTTGCTTCACAATCGACCTTGTTattaccttgcaccttattgtcggccgccactgcactttctctgtagttttctgcattctgttactgttctcCCTTGTACGGGCTCAATGCAccatgtaatgaaatgatctgcatgaattgtatgtaagacaagcttttcactgtatctcagtacaggtgacaataataaaccagccacACAAATCCCAAGCAACAAATGAGGAACAGCAACCCACCCCTgcatccacccccacccccacccaaccAGCCATTCACAGCCCCCCCGACTCACCCTACTGAGATAACCAGCCCACCCAGCCCTGTGCTGGAGCAGCTGGTTCCGCTGACGGGGACTTATCCTGTCCCAGTCACGGAGACAGACAAGGTCTCCGATGCTGGAGTCCTGGACCAAACACAGACTGCTTCAGGGACGACCAGGTGGAAGATCCTAACTGTGCCTTCCTCtgcacagaggctgcctgacccactgagcttctccagcagctgatcttcctcctggAACATTAACCCTGTCTCTcatcccacggatgctgcccagcgtgctgggtatttccagcactttttcaCTTCAAACTTCCAGCAattgctcactctccccagtACAGCCCCAGCTCCCACTCTCCCCTCATGTCATCCATTTTCTCTGGTGCTCCACTCTTTTAGCTCTGTGCAAATGATGGGTTTGGATTTCATCCTTGATCTGATGAAAGGCTCTCTGTTGCAGcccccacagctgctgcctgaccctcaGCATTTGATGGGACAACTGGTTTACATTCCACTCCAGTTTTGCAGACAACCTTGACCCACTGCAATAGGTCTAAGGCAGACACCAGTTTCGTCACCCAGCACTCATCTCTGGAACATCTAACCTGCGAGATTAACTAGCAGTCGAGTTGATGgtcaggaaggaaaatgcaatattaacactcatttcgagaggactaaaatatataaaggcaaggatgtaatgctgcggctttataagccattggtcagactgcactcggaatattgtgagcagttttgggcgtcCGCACTTTACGTTAACGtgtcttcaggccatgccacgcagggtcttgtgctaatattattttgagaCTGCAAGTGCTGCACCATAActacatgtgctgtgtgtgactatatgaactgtgttttgcaccttagcctCAGAGGCATGTTGTTTAGTTTAGctgtatacaggtttcccccgccatccgaaggtagggcgttcctatgaaacggttcgtaagccgaaatgccgtacagcaaagaagcaattaccatttatttacatgggaaaattttgtgagtgttcacagacccaaaaataacctaccaaatcatgtcaaataacacataaaatctaaaataacagtaacatatagtaaaagcaggaataatatgataaatacacagcctatataaagtagaaatacttctctacaacgattgcctgcacagatctccgtagcgaaaatctcacgcaagtgctcttggcagaaaatctcacgcaagggctgttggcataaacgcgctctccagtaatctttaaactatgaagctgccaaatctaccaaataacacgtaaaaatacacagcctatataaagtagaaataatgtatgtacagtgtagtatcacttaccggaattgggaatacagtgccgagcacactgatgatggtgtgttagactgagtcgtcgcaggctgggtggtgcagtggcctccaccctccgggccgtcgacccgatacattgccgtgcagaacgcagcagtagccgggaggcacacagcacatctttaagaaaaaagcctaaatgaacatgctaattaattaggtgctgcccagcatgtaaatgtcggcacAGATCAGAGcagattgcatcgcctctgatctgggccgacaattacatatcggcggcacctaattaattagcatgttcatttaggcttttttcttaaagatgtgctgtgtgcctcctggctactgctgcgttcttcgcgaatcggtacagtatctgtccggggcccgggtgttggggtggtgggacatgggggtgtcatctcatcgtcgatcaagGCAGGCAGCTCTTcttctatgactgcctgcctcgatgtcgaaggtcgagattcgtcgtctgctgtggctgatgtggaaggcttgcttgactgctgagcttcgcgcatttttctgtcatacagttgtttgtaggcactcaaaccatcctgcaaatatcccccaaacctacgtaccctttcaaaattaaagtcgtactttaccattgcagcgaaaatctcacgcagttgcttcactttctgcatttggtttcgattgttatcccttcctcttccaattgcatcagctcttcatctatcaattcttggtcatgggatgccaaaacctcttcaacatcatcttcatcaacttccacaagccaaactcactttgtccttgcttcgttcaccacgatcgaaacgcttaattatgtctagttttacgctaagtgtaacacccttactctttcaggcttttccgacaccttagaactcatcttgctaacggctgctcaatgcaacgtgtttcagcaatgccgttccgaatccggggcagagtagctgctcggggcgcgcgctgccttttatagcgcgctgattttttatctcaCGCtacctttcttcgtaacagtgaaaacaccttctgaaagtgaaaacagggtactaatgtaggtctttcgtaacagtgaggtttcgtaaagcgaacgttcgaaaaacgGGGTACACCTGTACATATGTATGgttgagtgataataaacttgaatgtGAACTTAtttatgaaaggatgtgctggcattggagaggctccTGAGGAGGTTTAACATATGATGAGTGGCTGATGgtcctgggcctgtacttgctggagcttagaagaatgaggggtcatctcactgaaacctagcgAATACTGAAAAGCCAAGATagaatggaaatggagaggatgtttcctacagtgggaacagcctcagaatagaaggaggtcACTTTAAAAAGAGAGATGGGGattttctttaggcagagagtggagaatctgtggaattcattacatttaaagcagaggttggtaagtTCCTGATTAGTAATGACGTCAAGGATTACAGtgagaaggtagaagaatggggttgagaggtgtAATAAATCAGGTATGATGGAATAGCACAACAGACtgggtgggccaaatggcttaacacTGCTATGGCTTATGAAATGTAGACACCAACATCTTTCTGGCTATTCTTACCTGCTCCTTTACTCCAGCTCAGTCCGACCCCGGGTTCAAGGCCCCTCACATTCACGCTGTTTCTATGCCTGCTGACGAGACCAATGTTGGAGTCACGGGTGGGCAGGAGGTGCCTGAAGGATGAGCAATTCAGTGGGAAGACAGAGAACTGAAGCCCCAttgtcacacagcatggaaacaggcattTCAACCCAACTTACCCTTGCTGGTCAAACAGTCTACCTGAGCTCGCTCTAAACCCTTcgcatgtatatatgtgtgtatctgTCCAAGTGCATTGTCAGCGTTGTTGATGTACTCTCATCTACCACtttctctggtagctcattccctatgttcatatcagaatcagatttattgttgctgacatatgacatgaaatttgttcagTAGCAgcaaaacctttggtatcctcttttatattattggctagcttatcttcatatttaatCCTTTCTCTCCTCATGGCTTTTTCAGTTCCCTACTGATGGCTTTTAAATACatctcaatcctctatcttcccacttttTTTAATGTAATACTCCTTCTCTTGCTTTCATGCAGCCTTTGAGTTCCCTCGTCAGTCACTGGtgcatcatcctccctttaaaacACTTCTTCATCTTCGGGATGTATCTCTCCTGCGTCTTCCAAACTGctctctgaaactccagctattattgttctgccgtcatccctgctagagtCCCTTTCCAATCATCTTAGACCAGgtactctctcatgcctctgtaatgccctttactccactgaaatgctgATACGTTATCTACTCCTTTTTAAACCTCAGGGTGAAttccatgccttttctatctccctttgtaatttgtacccctcatcctggctactattcagaggatgtatacaattcccatcagggtctttttacccttgcagtgtcttacctctatccacaaggattctacatcttctgaccccatgtcacctctttctaaggatttgatttcattttatcAAGAgtcaccccaccctctctgcctacccatctgtccttttgatacaaatgcgtatccttggatattaagcctccagctatgatctttcagccaagattcagtgatgcctagaagttatacctgccaatctctaactgcactacagatcacctaccttattccatatacggCATGCATTCAAacgtaacaccttcagtcctgtattcatcaaccTTTACAACTTTgctccatgttacacttcaactgatcccactgactgcaattttgccttgtcatctgcctgtccttcctgcatctatttgtataccaactgtcccatcctcCACCCTATCACCCCAACGCCCTTCACCTCCTGCTAAATATGTTTGGcccaggatatatatatataggcaagACCATGGAtttgatttgcaccttggaaggtttccagggtctcccctctccatgccaccgatgttgtccaaggaaagggcactatggccaatacagcttggcaccagtgtcgtcacagagcagtgtgtggttaaatgccttgctcaaggacacaacaagctgcctcagctgaggcttgaactagcgaccttcagatcactagactgatgccttaaccacttggcccaggacagatcctctgagatgttgatgcctaggaacttgaagctgcttactctTTGCATTGCTGACCCCTCTTATATGGTCCTCTggtctcattaaaacctttcccctctctccttaaacTTCTATACTCCCTCACCCTTGGAAAAAGACCGCGATGCCCGTCATGATTTTATcaacctctatcaggttacctgtCAGCCCCcttcaccccacccccacagaccccttgccttatggtattggcccatggcatataaaaggttgggaacccccactTTAGaacacagcacagtgcaggcccttcagcccacaaggttgtgccaaccctttaacccactccaagatcaatctcaccctttcctactacatagccctctatttttctttcatccatgtactttctaaaagtctcttaaatctcccaaagtacctgcctctaccaccacccctggcagtgtgttccacacactctCCACTGTGTAAAAAAGACACTACACTGATATCTCCCCTATTTACCATCAATCACATAAGaattatgcccctttgtattagccatttctgccgaGATAAAGTTTCTGTCTATCCAATCGTTCTATGCTTGttattttgtatagctctatcaagtcccctttcatcctccttcactccaagggaacagccctagctcacttaacctatcctcgTAAGAAATATCCTttaatccgggcaacatcctggtaaatctcctctgcaccctctcttaaaGCCTACACATCCTACCTCTAATGAGGCGACTAAaaccgaacacaatattccaagcatgGCCCAGCCAGGGCTTTATAGGGCTGTggcattaccttgtggctctttaACTCAATTCCCCCctctaatgaagaccaacacaccatacgccctcttaaccaccctatccatTTGCAGGGCAACTTGTGCAGAATAATCCCTTAAGGCTGTTCTATCACTGAAGAAGTTTGATCAAATCCTTTACAGTTCAGAcgaatgaggagagatctgacTGAAACTTACAGGTGCTGAGGGAGCTTGACagggtaaatgtgaggtgtttcCAATAGACAGAGAGTCAGCCAGTGGGGaggcacagatacaagataaggGGAGGTTATTTAAAACTGAAGTGTATAGAGATTTGTTCTCAGAGGCTGGAGAGTTTCTAAATTCTCTGCTGCAAGGGGAGAGTACACTACAGCATTTATGATTACAGAAGTGAACAAATATCAAAAGGCTGGACGAAGTGAGACTCGGATCCACAGGAGGAGCCAAGCCTGGCACAGATCTTTCACAGCTTCCTCGTATTATCTTGTATACTCCGGCATTTGTATTAGTCCGACATTGCTTGCCCCAACCctgctttttcccctccacccaACCAATCCTCAATATCAACCTCCGAATCCTATCATGCCCCAACTCCATCATACCCCCATCCCAACCTTCCCATCCTTCTAACTCTTCACCATCTCACATCCAAACCCTTCCATACTGTCAACACCACCCCACCCAATGACTCCCCACAGACCTACTACAAACTCTCCTCCCAAATTGTCCCAAACATCATCAGCAATATTCTCCTCAGTCTGAATCCTCACCACAACAATCCCAACCCACATGCCAGCCATTCCCCCTTCCTCCTAAACCTTCAACATCACCCACAAACCCACATCATCCACATCCCAACCCTCTCCTCTGCATATCTGACTCAACCTCCACAACCCACAAATTACAACCATCTTCTCCCATCCCAACCTTCAACAGACCCCAAGCCCCACAACAGGTTACCCATCCACcagcctctcatctcctccacccaACACACCTCTCTCCCTCAGCCCAAACCCAAACATTCCactccaacaccccctcccattcgcttccctccctcccctcagcCCAAACCCAAACATTCCACTCaaactccccctccccttcacacTCCCACTTCCCTCCCCTCAGCCAGACCCACACATCCCATCCCACCCCACCCAGTTCACCaacctctcctcatctctctcccctcagcccacaacccaccaacacccacctcctcctcctccatcaaATCCGCCCGCTCGTCACCTTcctcacctcctcctcctctttcccctcacagatactcctccctccccctcagtccctAAACCCCACTCCACACTTCTCCCCGCCCTCCACTAccaactccctcactcacccAGAGCTCCGGCCGCCCTGCACCAGCGCAATGGCGTCACTTCCGACCCGCTGGGGACTCCACAGAGAACGCTTCCGCCCCACTCAATCGTCATTTCCGCTCTCCGCCGTGTCGCCAGAGCAGGAGTCTCCCGTTAAAGATTCCGagccacagaaaccggcccttcggccccaTGAACTATTACTCTCCCTAGTCCCATCCAAATAcgcatatatccggtcccttagaataactgccaataatttacctactagtaatcacacaaaatgctggaggaactcgacaggtcaggcagcatctatggaaatgaataaacagtcgacgttttgggccgagaccctttttcaggtctgaaaaggaagaagccagaataaaaaagatggggaagtggaaggaggataggcagaaggtgataggtgaacccaagtggataggaaaggtaaagggctggagaagaaggaatctgagaggagaggagagtggaccatttggagaaagggaatgaggaggggacccaagggaagtgataggcaggtgagaaaaggtaaggGGTCGGAGTGATGAATagatgaagggggaggggagggattttttttaccagaagaagaaagtgatattcatgccatcaggttggaggctacccagacagaatatcagatgttgctcctccacccttggGGTGACCCCATCATGAGGAGACCATGACCATATGTGGGGATGGCAATGACAATGGGGCCggaaagttctgcttttggcagatagagtggaggtgctcaatgaagcggtgTCCCAATTTACAAcggggtttcaccaatgtagaggaggctgcatcaagaGAACCAAACACAAAAGCAGACCCCAGCAGACT is a genomic window containing:
- the LOC140204855 gene encoding G patch domain-containing protein 2-like isoform X5, which translates into the protein MQKTTEKVQWRPTIRCKVRTPPTPPMMDELAHDLASALDETSEQNRLDEEGWEGPCPSPRQPQRRQTRKRRGRKRRSISNRPLDYGRCFSEASGSSQEETAAGGGAAAGAPSDSDDDRAVVQRLSSLNVTLKGRQSAWGEGDGPAEGGQGPGQGRRRRRAKPPADVTSSLQKKLKVSEPAAPPCPWSPSGPCQHKKQRLPEGGGSQRGSRPPATPGEGMDCSQEHKASDENMTDSDASSVCSSDGLFTNDEGRQGDDEQSDWFYEGDCEQGFRVPKLLPHWDGLKAPLADGDQGVGTYPSPPFLLPTRPAQRGYHARLNRFPGIAARCIRKGRRRLVGKEGPVGVVPSERVNHFGQDPYRRELRRDVCVRGQYREWSMLQPLRLGFNPLMPLCPLAVLTDGSHRKCSNLQTKARHLVSPR